From one Drosophila subpulchrella strain 33 F10 #4 breed RU33 chromosome 3L, RU_Dsub_v1.1 Primary Assembly, whole genome shotgun sequence genomic stretch:
- the LOC119554384 gene encoding uncharacterized protein LOC119554384 — MANLFSSMLPSGIYQESSDIRDSSSSSGDLLIPDVDLIASMMPHLYPVPDLQTHRRHDSTLSNFEGSPLSDDEKRERIRLHEMLNQYSDPIEF, encoded by the coding sequence ATGGCCAACTTATTTTCCAGTATGCTGCCATCGGGTATTTATCAAGAGTCGAGTGACATACGCGATTCGAGCAGCAGCAGTGGAGATCTGTTAATACCGGATGTCGATCTGATCGCCTCGATGATGCCACATCTGTATCCTGTTCCGGACCTCCAGACTCATCGGAGACACGACTCAACCTTGTCAAATTTCGAAGGTTCTCCCCTTTCTGATGACGAAAAACGAGAGCGGATTCGTCTTCACGAAATGTTAAATCAATATAGTGATCCCATCGAGTTTTGA
- the LOC119555525 gene encoding LOW QUALITY PROTEIN: uncharacterized protein LOC119555525 (The sequence of the model RefSeq protein was modified relative to this genomic sequence to represent the inferred CDS: substituted 1 base at 1 genomic stop codon), with protein sequence MPRLRFIFNIVKVLRFPLHFLGLLQLRFSESREVYQQRAKLCRFFPAILISLILIFHKLLSNQWEKESELVNYLNIEKIPLRSGIELWNENLTIILIFLTLIWSLTRKNQLWKIIDDAQSAYKELRFLMGKHLILECSWLVFIYGVLLIILLAIFGVNILFFNWPKITGEHKAVTLTEIFNVSNYIMGLPXLMFVLITALHILYHLINAGWIQSLKELRLQGNLKLYQFQLRNIFSLQRNMNISAGHYFKMSYICFLCIVAFRIAEFLQFLRFDYNDLVQNQKSQEDLEEEADWEGQENGKNLRDSLLKTLLILSWHLALWMLLLAAAHKHQYEYLSTIEKSWNYKSDENGCEMNEFLVEKSWKGHTFKQLDILDLLFLSGISICDRQPVSICFVTAKFRKRNSTYINFDSIAGHFKLLLNLVISASTVYVVQQTELGHLQEYLKQES encoded by the exons ATGCCACGACTTCGTTTCATCTTTAACATAGTCAAGGTTTTGCGATTTCCTCTGCATTTCTTAGGACTTCTTCAGCTTAGATTTAGTGAATCTCGAGAAGTATATCAACAAAGAGCCAAGCTTTGCAGATTTTTTCCTGCTATTTTAATTTCGCTGATATTAATTTTCCATAAGCTTTTGAGTAATCAGTGGGAGAAGGAAAGCGAGCTGGTAAACTACCTAAATATTGAAAAGATACCTTTAAGAAGTGGAATCGAACTATGGAACGAAAACTTAACGATCATCCTTATTTTTCTGACGCTAATCTGGTCTTTGACCAGAAAAAATCAGCTGTGGAAAATAATAGATGACGCTCAATCTGCCTATAAAGAGCTAAGGTTCCTAATGGGAAAACATTTAATCCTGGAATGCTCCTGGCTCGTTTTCATCTATGGAGTACTTCTAATAATTTTACTGGCTATATTTGGAGTAAATATACTATTTTTTAACTGGCCAAAAATTACTGGTGAACACAAAGCTGTAACacttacagaaatatttaatgtttctAATTATATAATGGGTCTACCCTGATTAATGTTTGTATTAATAACGGCGCTGCATATACTATATCATCTGATTAATGCTGGATGGATTCAATCCTTAAAAGAGTTAAGATTACAAGGAAATCTTAAATTGTATCAGTTTCAGCTTcggaatattttttctctaCAAAGAAACATGAATATTTCTGCAGGTCACTATTTTAAAATGTCATACATATGCTTTTTGTGTATAGTGGCTTTTCGGATAGCTGAATTTTTGCAGTTCTTACGTTTTGATTACAACGATCTTGTGCAAAACCAAAAGAGCCAAGAGGATCTTGAAGAAGAAGCCGATTGGGAAGGCcaagaaaatgggaaaaatcTTAGGGATTCACTGCTGAAAACTTTGCTTATATTATCCTGGCATTTGGCTTTGTGGATGTTGCTTCTTGCGGCAGCTCATAAACATCAATATGAATACCTTAGCACGATAGAAAAAAGCTGGAACTATAAATCAGATGAAAATGGTTGCGAAATGAACGAATTTTTGGTGGAAAAATCATGGAAAGGTCATACCTTTAAACAATTGGATATTCTGGATTTATTG TTTCTTTCAGGAATCTCTATTTGCGACCGTCAACCTGTTTCCATTTGCTTTGTGACCGCCAAGTTCAGAAAGAGGAACTCCACCTACATAAATTTTGACAGTATAGCTGGACACTTTAAGCTCCTTTTAAATCTGGTTATTTCCGCCAGCACTGTCTACGTTGTGCAGCAAACCGAGCTCGGTCATCTGCAGGAATACCTCAAACAGGAATCATAA
- the LOC119555292 gene encoding LOW QUALITY PROTEIN: uncharacterized protein LOC119555292 (The sequence of the model RefSeq protein was modified relative to this genomic sequence to represent the inferred CDS: deleted 1 base in 1 codon), translating to MEKHATARGFCLCHLICVWYQTGRIGLYLGFYNVGYSEELKKFICDEQLYVHIMAAVNLLASWLYLSFSHRWIYDQFVFLLYVPLYVYFLILRRHLAKLLNECAGVHKSKQRILGIRLCVKIHRECIYSLLLIVMIMSLLVWQLKIYSVYQSVFIFGVAFIYHFELLFFGNYLIWLSCIYRSLNEVLCQDMRSDRLYILRGVLRQQRILWRVLSRYFALHFISFMIQPGVKILIILQSSGQQLNGQMIFLTLQLHLLALFLIIALNLQKQHRKFQKSFLKLKDDPHKFVLKSWKILQRRTLPKAFGVTFIRKRKSVLYNQDVVTMMFTNNYPVLMLTKTPFCLTTFGFGDVKFGISLSMLRSCLKTHIRELLLMFVIRLLFHKNLTLQNYEYESQEDFNGNVTQTISQVYRFYFYDEFE from the exons ATGGAGAAACACGCAACTGCCAGGGGTTTTTGTCTGTGTCACCTCATTTGTGTATGGTATCAGACTGGAAGGATCGGCCTATATTTAGGTTTCTATAATGTGGGTTATTCGGAAGAActaaaaaagtttatatgTGACGAACAACTATATGTGCATATAATGGCTGCGGTTAATTTGTTGGCCAGTTGGCTTTATCTCAGCTTCAGTCATCGATGGATCTACGATCAGTTTGTCTTTCTTCTATATGTACCACTTTATGTGTACTTCTTGATCCTGAGAAGACACCTTGCAAAGCTATTAAATGAATGTGCTGGAGTACATAAATCAAAGCAAAGGATTCTCGGCATTCGATTGTGTGTAAAGATCCATAGAGAATGTATCTACTCCTTACTTCTCATAGTGATGATTATGTCACTACTTGTATGGCAACTAAAAATCTATTCGGTTTATCAGAGTGTCTTTATATTCGGAGTGGCATTTATCTACCACTTTGAGCTACTGTTTTTTGGAAACTATCTCATTTGGCTAAGCTGTATCTACAGATCCCTGAATGAA GTTCTCTGTCAAGACATGAGAAGTGATAGATTGTATATACTAAGGGGAGTACTAAGACAGCAAAGAATTTTATGGCGGGTACTCTCCAGATATTTCGCCCTGCACTTCATAAGTTTTATGATCCAGCCGGGcgttaaaatattaattatactTCAGAGCTCTGGTCAACAACTGAATGGGCAAATGATTTTCTTAACACTACAATTACATTTATtggctttgtttttaataattgcCTTGAACCTGCAAAAACAACATCGTAAATTTCAAAAGagttttctaaaattaaaagatgATCCCCACAAATTCGTCTTGAAGTCCTGGAAAATCCTGCAGCGCAGAACTTTGCCAAAAGCTTTTGGAGTAACCTTTATAAGAAAACGTAAAAGTGTGTTGTACAACCAGGATGTGGTTACTATGATG ttCACCAACAACTATCCAGTTCTGATGCTAACTAAAACTCCCTTTTGTTTAACAACTTTCGGTTTCGGGGACGTCAAGTTTGGAATTTCTTTATCCATGCTGAGGAGTTGCCTGAAAACCCACATCCGTGAACTTCTGCTAATGTTTGTTATTCGCTTACTTTTCCACAAAAACTTAACTTTGCAGAACTATGAGTATGAGTCCCAGGAAGACTTCAATGGCAATGTGACACAGACAATTAGTCAAGTCTACCGCTTTTATTTCTATGATGAGTTCGAGTGA